From one Spirochaetota bacterium genomic stretch:
- a CDS encoding MarR family transcriptional regulator has protein sequence MYITTIMNQHIDQATAVFHLLRDMGKVMRIFQSEAVLCEGVTFAQFCILDHAAARGGRLELSELHGLLSVEKSTTTRMVGPLVKRGLIAREISAHDSRAIELALTAKGKDVHAEVWKCLAGFINDVLKQIPGSRRNGILESLGVFIRSIRQCCGGKPGSGCGCV, from the coding sequence TTGTATATTACAACCATCATGAACCAGCACATAGATCAGGCTACGGCCGTATTTCACCTTTTACGGGACATGGGGAAGGTAATGCGGATTTTCCAGAGCGAAGCCGTGCTTTGTGAAGGGGTCACGTTCGCGCAGTTCTGCATACTCGATCATGCGGCCGCGCGGGGCGGCAGGCTGGAGCTATCGGAGCTTCACGGCCTGCTCTCGGTGGAGAAGAGCACGACGACCCGCATGGTGGGCCCGCTGGTCAAACGGGGGCTCATAGCGCGGGAAATTTCCGCGCACGATTCAAGGGCCATCGAGCTTGCCCTCACCGCGAAGGGCAAGGACGTCCACGCGGAGGTCTGGAAATGCCTGGCGGGCTTCATTAATGACGTGCTAAAGCAGATTCCCGGCAGCCGGCGAAACGGCATACTCGAGTCGCTGGGAGTTTTTATCCGGTCGATCCGCCAATGCTGCGGCGGGAAACCAGGAAGCGGGTGCGGCTGTGTATGA
- a CDS encoding potassium-transporting ATPase subunit F: protein MPRLRLPFIRILNNRRHTMTIELLLAAVVGTALAVFLVYSVVYPEKF from the coding sequence ATGCCGCGCCTCCGGTTACCTTTCATACGGATTTTGAATAACCGGAGGCACACCATGACGATTGAACTTTTACTCGCGGCGGTAGTGGGGACGGCGCTCGCGGTCTTCCTGGTCTACTCGGTCGTCTATCCTGAAAAATTCTGA
- the kdpA gene encoding potassium-transporting ATPase subunit KdpA, whose amino-acid sequence MRDIFQILFYFVVLIGAAPFLGAYMAKVFKGERNLLSPVMAPFERLLYRLSGVRADEEMDWKRYLKSLLVFNALGFLVVFLLQIFQSSLPLNPQGLAGVSPALAFNTAVSFMTNTNWQSYSGESTLGYLVQMLGLTVQNFLSAATGIAAFLALVRGLTRRETTALGSFWVDITRSTLYVLLPLSVVIAIALAGQGVVQTFAPYETVTTIEGAQQVVPLGPAASQIAIKQMGTNGGGFFGVNSAHPFENPTPLSNFLEMLSILLIPAALVFTYGKLVGSRRQALAIFATMLILLVMGLAVMAYSEYRGNPLYGSTALMEGKEQRFGIANSILWAEVTTSVSNGSVNAMHDSMSPLTGMVAMLNITLGEIIFGGVGAGMYGMLMFVVLTVFLAGLMVGRTPEYLGKKIQKLEVQWAVLAIIAPSAVILVFAALASVTQEGLAHLSNAGPHGLSEMLYAFASAAGNNGSAFAGLDANNVFYNLLLGLTMLIGRFAVIIPVVAIGGSMAVKKIIPESEGTFRTDSPLFVLLLLGVIVIVVALTFFPALILGPIVEHLLLMKGMLF is encoded by the coding sequence ATGAGGGATATCTTTCAAATCCTTTTCTATTTCGTGGTGCTTATCGGCGCGGCGCCGTTCCTGGGCGCCTATATGGCTAAGGTGTTCAAAGGCGAACGCAACCTGCTGAGTCCCGTGATGGCGCCATTCGAGCGCCTTCTCTACAGACTGTCCGGGGTCCGGGCGGACGAGGAGATGGACTGGAAGCGTTACTTGAAATCCCTGCTTGTGTTCAACGCGCTGGGATTTCTGGTGGTCTTCCTATTGCAAATATTTCAATCGAGCCTCCCGCTCAACCCGCAAGGCCTCGCCGGTGTCTCGCCGGCCCTCGCGTTCAACACGGCGGTGAGCTTCATGACCAATACCAACTGGCAGTCGTATTCCGGCGAATCGACGCTGGGCTACCTCGTCCAGATGCTGGGGCTCACGGTGCAGAATTTCCTCTCCGCGGCGACGGGGATCGCGGCGTTCCTCGCGCTGGTGCGCGGGCTCACGCGCAGGGAAACGACCGCGCTGGGAAGCTTCTGGGTCGACATCACCCGATCCACCCTTTACGTCCTCCTCCCGCTGTCGGTCGTGATCGCGATCGCGCTCGCCGGTCAGGGCGTGGTGCAGACATTCGCCCCGTATGAAACCGTCACGACGATCGAGGGCGCGCAACAGGTGGTCCCCCTGGGCCCCGCCGCCTCGCAGATCGCGATCAAGCAGATGGGCACGAACGGTGGGGGTTTTTTCGGCGTAAACAGCGCGCATCCCTTCGAGAACCCGACGCCCCTTTCGAATTTTCTGGAAATGCTCTCGATACTCCTGATCCCCGCCGCGCTGGTCTTTACCTACGGCAAACTGGTGGGCTCGCGTCGCCAGGCGCTCGCGATCTTCGCGACCATGCTCATCCTGCTCGTCATGGGGCTCGCGGTGATGGCGTACAGCGAATACAGGGGCAATCCGCTGTATGGGAGCACGGCCCTCATGGAGGGCAAGGAGCAGCGTTTCGGCATCGCGAACAGCATACTCTGGGCGGAGGTGACCACCAGCGTCTCGAACGGATCCGTGAACGCGATGCACGATTCGATGAGCCCGCTCACCGGGATGGTCGCGATGCTGAACATCACGCTGGGAGAGATTATCTTCGGCGGTGTGGGGGCGGGAATGTACGGTATGCTCATGTTCGTCGTCCTCACGGTCTTCCTCGCGGGCCTCATGGTGGGACGAACCCCCGAGTACCTGGGTAAGAAGATCCAAAAGCTCGAGGTGCAGTGGGCGGTGCTCGCTATTATCGCCCCGAGCGCGGTCATACTCGTTTTCGCGGCGCTCGCGTCCGTCACGCAGGAGGGCCTCGCGCACCTGTCGAATGCGGGACCGCACGGACTTTCCGAGATGCTCTATGCGTTCGCGTCGGCGGCGGGCAACAATGGAAGCGCCTTCGCGGGGCTCGACGCGAACAACGTGTTCTATAACCTGCTCCTGGGGCTGACGATGCTCATCGGGCGGTTCGCCGTGATCATACCGGTCGTGGCGATCGGCGGGAGCATGGCGGTCAAGAAGATCATTCCGGAGAGCGAGGGAACCTTCCGCACCGACAGCCCGCTCTTCGTGCTGCTGCTGCTGGGCGTGATCGTCATCGTGGTCGCGCTCACCTTTTTTCCCGCGCTCATCCTGGGGCCCATCGTGGAGCACCTGTTATTAATGAAGGGAATGCTTTTTTAA
- the kdpB gene encoding K(+)-transporting ATPase subunit B — translation MKSKDKKKHLINREILRTALLDSLKKFNIRTQAKNPVIFIVGVGALFTTGVIIADAFQGRFSGFNVQIALWLYFTVLFANFAEAIAEGRGKARADSLRNTKTKTVARMLVEGTEFRLPAGDLKKGDIVVCETGDVIPGDGEVTEGIASVDESAITGESAPVIRESGGDRSAVTAGTRVLSDRILVRIVSEQGKTFLDRMIALIEGATRQKTPNEIALTILLSALSLIFLLAVMTLYPFVTYSAKASGADTGMASMTVPILIALIVCLIPTTIGGLLSAIGISGMDRLLRNNVLAMSGKSIEAAGDIDVLLLDKTGTITLGNRMATDFIPARGIDQRRLASAAQLSSLADETPEGRSIVVLAKDLYNLRAGEARDTHAHFIPFSAQTSMSGVDIPQDGGMRRIRKGSAEAIRKYISQGGGAFPGDVTTFVDTISMSGGTPLVVAEGKEVLGTIHLKDVVKGGIRERFADLRRMGIRTVMITGDNPLTAAAIAAEAGVDDFVAQATPETKLTLIRAEQAKGHLAAMIGDGTNDAPALAQADVGVAMNSGTQTAREAGNMIDLDSNPTKLIEIVEIGKQLLMTRGALTTFSIANDVAKYFAILPAIFAGLYAAGGASGPLAKLNIMGLASPESAVLSAVIFNALIIVALIPLALKGVAYRPVGANAVLARNLFIYGLGGLIVPFIGIKAIDILVSFLHLA, via the coding sequence ATGAAATCGAAGGACAAGAAGAAACATCTCATCAACAGGGAGATACTCAGGACCGCGCTGCTGGACTCCCTCAAGAAATTTAATATTCGCACGCAGGCCAAAAACCCCGTCATTTTCATAGTGGGCGTGGGCGCCCTTTTTACCACGGGCGTCATCATCGCCGATGCCTTCCAGGGGCGCTTCTCGGGCTTTAATGTGCAAATTGCCCTGTGGCTCTATTTCACGGTGCTCTTCGCCAACTTCGCCGAGGCGATCGCGGAGGGGCGCGGCAAGGCCCGGGCCGACAGCCTCCGGAACACGAAAACGAAGACTGTCGCGCGCATGCTCGTTGAGGGGACGGAATTCAGGCTTCCCGCGGGAGATTTGAAAAAGGGCGACATCGTCGTCTGCGAAACGGGCGACGTGATCCCGGGGGACGGCGAGGTGACAGAGGGCATCGCGAGCGTGGACGAATCGGCGATCACGGGAGAGTCCGCGCCCGTTATACGCGAGAGCGGGGGGGACCGGAGCGCGGTCACCGCCGGCACGAGGGTGTTATCGGACCGAATCCTCGTCCGGATCGTCTCCGAACAGGGAAAGACCTTCCTCGACCGCATGATCGCGCTCATCGAGGGGGCGACGCGGCAAAAGACGCCCAACGAGATCGCGCTCACGATACTCCTCTCCGCGCTGTCGCTCATCTTTCTTCTCGCCGTCATGACGCTCTACCCGTTCGTGACCTACAGCGCGAAGGCATCGGGGGCCGATACGGGCATGGCGTCAATGACCGTGCCCATCCTCATAGCTCTCATCGTGTGCCTCATCCCGACGACCATAGGCGGGCTCCTGAGCGCGATCGGGATTTCCGGGATGGACCGGTTGCTCCGCAACAACGTGCTCGCGATGAGCGGGAAGTCCATCGAGGCGGCGGGCGACATCGACGTGCTCCTGCTCGACAAGACCGGCACCATCACCCTGGGAAACCGCATGGCGACCGATTTCATTCCCGCGCGCGGGATCGACCAGAGGCGGCTCGCCTCCGCGGCGCAGCTCTCCTCGCTGGCGGACGAGACGCCGGAGGGCCGCTCCATCGTGGTGCTCGCGAAGGATCTCTATAACCTCAGGGCCGGGGAGGCGCGCGACACGCACGCGCACTTTATTCCCTTCAGCGCACAGACCAGCATGAGCGGCGTCGACATCCCCCAGGACGGCGGCATGCGCCGCATCCGCAAGGGCTCGGCGGAGGCCATCCGGAAATATATTTCCCAGGGGGGCGGCGCGTTTCCGGGCGACGTCACGACCTTCGTCGACACTATCAGCATGAGCGGGGGCACACCCCTCGTGGTCGCGGAGGGGAAAGAGGTGCTCGGCACCATACATCTTAAAGACGTCGTCAAGGGGGGCATACGCGAGCGCTTCGCCGATCTGCGGAGGATGGGGATACGGACCGTGATGATCACGGGCGACAACCCGCTCACCGCCGCGGCGATCGCGGCCGAGGCGGGCGTGGACGATTTCGTCGCGCAGGCGACGCCGGAGACGAAGCTCACGCTCATCCGCGCGGAACAGGCGAAGGGGCACCTCGCGGCGATGATAGGCGACGGCACCAACGACGCGCCCGCACTTGCCCAGGCGGACGTGGGGGTCGCGATGAACAGCGGCACCCAGACGGCGCGCGAGGCCGGGAACATGATAGACCTGGACTCGAACCCGACAAAGCTCATCGAGATCGTCGAGATAGGAAAGCAGCTTCTCATGACGCGCGGGGCGCTCACCACCTTCAGCATCGCCAACGACGTGGCGAAATACTTCGCGATCCTCCCCGCGATCTTCGCGGGCCTGTACGCCGCAGGCGGCGCATCGGGACCGCTTGCGAAGCTGAACATCATGGGGCTCGCCTCGCCGGAGAGCGCGGTGCTCTCGGCGGTCATCTTCAACGCGCTCATCATCGTTGCGCTCATCCCGCTCGCGCTCAAGGGCGTCGCCTACCGGCCGGTGGGCGCGAACGCGGTACTCGCCCGGAACCTCTTCATCTACGGGCTGGGCGGACTCATCGTGCCGTTTATCGGCATCAAGGCAATCGATATCCTGGTGTCCTTCCTGCACCTGGCGTAA
- the kdpC gene encoding potassium-transporting ATPase subunit KdpC: MNTILISLRMLIVMTLLGGVIYPLAITGAAQALFRDKARGSIVVVNGNKAGSALLAQPFAKEKYFHPRPSAADFATLPSGAGNKGLTSADLKKAFDERKAYWSGVRDKFAPEGGKDTPVPADLLFASGSGLDPHISPEAARLQTARVAAARAFTAEQVVKLKELVEKHVEHPTLGFLGEPRVNVLLLNIDLDAMK, translated from the coding sequence ATGAATACGATACTAATCTCGCTGCGCATGCTCATCGTGATGACGCTGCTGGGCGGCGTGATCTACCCGCTCGCAATTACCGGGGCGGCGCAGGCGCTGTTCCGCGACAAGGCCCGGGGAAGCATCGTCGTCGTCAACGGGAACAAGGCGGGATCGGCGCTCCTCGCCCAGCCGTTCGCGAAGGAAAAATATTTCCATCCCCGCCCCTCCGCCGCGGATTTCGCGACGCTCCCCTCGGGGGCGGGCAACAAGGGCCTCACGAGCGCCGATTTAAAGAAGGCCTTCGACGAGAGGAAGGCGTACTGGAGCGGCGTCAGGGACAAGTTCGCGCCGGAAGGGGGAAAGGATACGCCCGTTCCCGCGGATCTGCTCTTCGCCTCGGGGAGCGGCCTCGATCCGCATATAAGCCCGGAGGCCGCGCGCCTGCAGACGGCGCGCGTCGCCGCGGCGCGCGCGTTCACCGCGGAGCAGGTCGTGAAATTGAAAGAATTGGTTGAAAAACACGTGGAACACCCTACACTTGGGTTCCTGGGGGAACCAAGGGTGAACGTGCTGTTATTGAACATTGACCTGGACGCCATGAAATGA